The genomic DNA CCATTCTGGCTAAATCATTGCTCGTAAAACTCTATTGTTTCAAAACAAGTCACATCAGCTATAATTTATATATTTTACCAATTGTTGATGTCATCAGATTGGGGTACAGTAACTGTTAAGATAAATGAACGAGGTGATTTGAGATGTTTCAGATAAAATCCAAGCAAAAACAAACGTCCGTCCTTACGATTGTGGGAATCATCTTCAGTCTTGTGCAAACAATATGGCTTTATTGTACAATTAAAAAGGAAAATCGCAATTAAAGTATCCCTTTAATCCTTAGTGCGGATTAGACAAAGTTTATAATAATAATAGCTGTTATAAGCAAAATACTTATGATAAAAATAAATAATAGAGATAACTTGCGTGAAATATTTGCCTTCTGTAGATCTTGCCAATTGACGGGCTTAATGCCGCCTAACCAGAATACGACTACTGCAGACAGCAAAATTGAATTAACGTTGACCATTAACAGAATAAACGGAACAACGGCTTCAGACCAATTCCCCGTACCGAGAATCATACCCAAAACAACAGCTGGCGGCAGTAAAGCCACGGAAACCATGACACCCACAAGTGCTCCTTCATTCCTTTTAATAAAAGAAAGTGCCCCTGCAGCACCTGAAGTGAGCGCAGCAACAACGTCAATAATTTTGATATTTGTTCGAGAGAGAAATTCATCACTATATGCCGGAATTTGAAAGAAAAAACCAAACAAAGCAGCGGTTAATATAGGAATACATACACCAAATAACGATGTGAGTAAAGATTTGCGTATTAACTTGAAATCGCCGAGAACTGAAGCAAATGAAACTGCGGTTACCGGTCCAATAATTGGAGCAATAACCATGGCCCCAATGACGATTGCAGGACTATTCTTTATAATGCCGATCGTTGCAACGATGGCTGAAAAAATAATAAACAACATATAGCTGACACTTAGCTGGCTTGATCCTTCAACGGTTGTATATAATTCATGTCTGCTGGCTCGCTGTAGCTCTTTTTTTTCGTTCTTTTGTTGTTCTTCATTACGAGGAAGATAAGTTTGCACAGGCAGTAACATGGCTTGATAATCATCTTCCCCGCCAGGGATTTTTTCTAAATAATTGAGGATTTTTTCTACATCATCTGTTTCCACAAGAATTCTTGTCAGTCGCTTTTCCTTTGATTCTTCGAAAATCCAATAGGAGACAACAGGAAATCGTTCCGTGACTTCCTCCATATTTAAAAAATCCCTTGGAGCATAAATCTCAAGCAACTGTAATTTCATACTGCATCCGTCTCCCGTTACTTTGAAACATCATATGACTTATTGTTGCCATTTTTTTCTCTTCATAACGAAAAAATTTGAGTGTTTTTTCATCAGGAGAATAAATATAAGCCTCTGGAGACTTGATAACGCCTTAAATAATTTTGATAATATTGGGGAATAGGATAAAATGAGCTATGGGTAAACAGGAAGAATCATCTAAATAAGGGAATGATGCCACCATGTCTAGAGAGCTTCGTAAGCCTAACAGATTGGTCGATGAAAAAAGTCCATACCTATTACAACATGCTTATAATCCTGTTGATTGGTATGCATGGAGTGATGAAGCATTTGCCAAGGCTAAAGCTGAAAATAAACCCGTATTTGTTTCCATAGGATATTCAACTTGTCATTGGTGCCATGTGATGGCAGAAGAATCATTCGAAGATCCGGACATCGCACATATTCTTAACGAAAAATTTGTTTCGATTAAGGTTGATCGGGAAGAACGGCCCGATTTGGATGCGATTTATATGACAGTTTGTCAAGCGATGACCGGGCAAGGCGGTTGGCCGTTGAATGTGTTTTTAACCCCGGAACAAAAACCGTTCTATGCAGGTGTTTATTTTCCGAAGGAGAGCCGTTATGGTCTGCCGGGTTTTGTTGATGTTTTAACACAGTTATCTGACCATTTTCAAAATAACCGGGATAAGCTTGATGAAACAGGGGCGAAAGTGGCTTCGGCATTAGCCAAAATGAATGAACGTGAGGGTGTGGCTTTAGAACCAGGTGTAGTAGAGACGTGTGTCGAGCAAATGACGAGAGACTTCGATCATCAGTACGGTGGATTTGGTCAGGCGCCGAAGTTTCCGGCACCCCATCAGTTGTTATTCTTGCTCCGTTATCACCATTGGCACGGTCATGACGAAGCGTTACAAATGGTGTTGAAGACGCTAGATGCGATGGCGGCTGGCGGTATCTATGATCATATCGGTGGCGGTTTTGCAAGATATAGCGTTGATCAGAAATGGCTTGTGCCGCATTTTGAGAAAATGTTATATGATCAAGCAATGCTGATGATGGCTTATACTGAGGCTTATCAAGTTACAGGGCGTGAGGATTATAGATCGGTGATTGAAGAGATCATTGACTATTTACAACGGGAAATGCTCGGTCCTAACGGCGGCTTCTATAGTGCGGAGGATGCCGATTCTGAAGGAGAAGAAGGCAAATTTTATCTTTGGACGAAAGCAGAAGTTGTTCAATTGTTGGATGCTGATGAAGCAGAATTGTTCTGTGATGCGTATGATATCTCTGAGGATGGCAATTTCGAAGGAAAAAATATTCCTAATAGGATTCATACATCTAAACAGTCATTAGCGGATCGGCATGGCTTAACTGTGGACGATGTTCAAAGACAACTTGATAACGCCAAACACAGGTTGTTTACATACAGGGAGAAACGTGTTCACCCGCATAAAGATGATAAAATCTTAACGGCGTGGAACGGGCTGATGATCGCAGCTTTAGCTAAAGCAGGAGCGGCATTTCAACATCGGGGAGCATTGGATATGGCTGAACGCGCGTTTTCATTCATTCAAACCGAATTGACGCGTGATGGCAAGCTTATGGCCCGTTATCGGGACGGTGACGTGAAGTATGAAGGCTTTCTGGATGATTATGCTTATATGCTTTGGGCTTGTGATGCCCTTTATGAAGCGACTTATCAAACTGACTACCTGCGGAGTATGAGGTTATACGCTGACCTTCTTGTTGGGACGTTTTATGATGACAAAAACGGCGGATTTTTAATTAATAATCCCTATCATGATTTGATTTATAATCCAAAACAAGCTTATGATGGCGCGCTGCCGTCGGGAAACAGTGTAGCCAGCTTAATGTTATTCAAATTGGCGCGTCGTACAGGCATTCATCAATTTGAAACCTACGCTGAGCCGACCATTCGATTTTTTGCTGACGAGATCAATCAACATCCATCAGGATTCACCTGGTTGTTAACGGCTTACATGACGATGCACGCGAATACCAAAGAACTCGCGATTCTTCAGGGAGAAGATGATGAGGCTTATCATCTTGCGTTAACGTTGTTACAAACGGGTTTTCATCCTGAACTGTTTGCCGTTGCTGGTGAAGCTGAAGAGCTGCAACAGGCGGCACCGTTTACCCAATCGTTTCACGCTAAAGACGGCCGTACCACTTATTACCTGTGCCACGATTTTATGTGTGAACGACCCACAACTGATTTTTCGTTAATTAAACAAGCGTTATAAAAGCGGCTGCAAGCAGTCGCTTTTTTATTTGGCCAAATGTCTTTTATAATAAGGAAAACGTGATATAATAAAAATAACGAACGTTTATTCGTTAAGCAAACGGATAGAGGGGTTGGAGTTATGCAAACAAGACAATCCATGAGTGAGCTAGTTCAAGATTTGAAACAGGATGAGAATATTGTCCATTGGCATACAATGCCGGGTCAACCGGCGAAGACACGTCCCTTTCCGAACAGGGTCAATGAATCTATCAAACAAACTCTAAAGAATCGGGGGATTGACGCCCTTTACTCCCATCAAGCGGATGCGCTTCAACACGCGATGAACCACGAGAGTTTTGTTGCCGTGACGCCGACGGCTTCGGGGAAAACTTTGTGCTATAATCTACCTGTGCTGCAGAGTCTTGTTGAAGATGATAACCGCCGGGCATTGTATTTGTTTCCAACAAAAGCCTTGGCGCAAGATCAAAAGAGTGAAATGAATGAAATGATAGACGATATCGGTATTCCATTGAAAAGTTATACTTATGATGGTGATACCCCGGGTAATATTCGCCAGAAAGTGAGACAGGCGGGTCACATTGTGATCACGAATCCAGATATGCTGCATTCATCAATTTTACCACATCATACCAAGTGGGTGTCACTGTTCGAAAATCTGCATTACATTGTTATAGATGAACTGCATACTTATCGGGGGGTGTTTGGTAGCCATGTCGCGAATGTCATCCGACGTTTAAAACGGATTTGTCGTTATTATGGGAGTGATCCTGTATTTGTGTGTACGTCAGCAACCATTGCCAACCCGAAAGAACATGCTGAACAGCTGACAGGTGAACGAATGCGATTAATTGATACCAATGGGGCGCCGTCGGTACGGAAGCACTTCGCTTTTTACAATCCGCCGGTTGTTAATCAAGCTATGAATGTCCGCCGCAGTGCAACGTTGGAAGTCCAACAACTGGCTAAACAATTTCTACAGAATCAAATTCAAACGATTGTGTTCGCCCGCAGCCGCGTGCGCGTTGAACTGCTTTTAAGTTATATGCAGAGTATCAATACAGGCCGGAGTGACCGCGCTTCGATTCGTGCCTATCGCGGCGGTTACTTACCGTCGGAGCGACGGGATATTGAACGAGGATTACGCTCCGGTGACATTCAAGGTGTCGTTAGTACTAATGCTTTGGAGCTTGGTGTCGACATTGGTCAGCTTCAGGCGTGTATTATGACGGGCTATCCTGGTTCTATTTCCAGTGCTTGGCAGCAAGCAGGACGGGCAGGCCGCCGTCAGGATGAGGCTGTCATTGTGCTTGTTGCGACCTCTAGTCCGCTGGATCAATATATTATTCAACATCCGGATTACTTTTTTAATCGAAATCCAGAGTCTGCTCGGATCAATGCCAATAATTTGATTATTCTCGTCGATCATATAAAATGTGCAGCCTATGAATTACCATTCCATGAAGACGATTATTTCGCTCCCGATGTTGCAGTGAATGAAATATGCACTTATTTAGCGGATGAGGATGTACTGCATTATCAAGGTGGAAAATGGTACTGGATGAATGATGCATTTCCTGCTAATAATGTAAGCCTGCGTTCGGCGTCCCAGGAAAATGTTGTTATTATTGATCAAACGGACACTGCCAAAACACATGTGATTGGTGAAATGGACCGGTTTAGCGCGATGACGTTGCTACATGATGAAGCAATTTATATTCATCAAGGTGAGCAATATCAAGTAATAGAGCTGGATTGGGATGAGAAAAAAGCTTATGTCAAGGCTGTTAGTGTCAATTACTATACGGATGCCAATCTTGCAGTACAGCTTGATGTTCTTGACATTGATAAGAGCAAACAACATCATGATCAAGCTCATGTTGCGTATGGGGATGTCACGGTTCGAGCTAAGCCAACAATTTTTAAAAAAATCCGTTTTGATACACATGACAATGTTGGGTGGGGGCCGATCCATTTACCTGAAGAAGAGACCCATACAAGTTCAGCGTGGGTGAGTTTTGCTCCGGAATTGATTGATCAATTTGGTAAGCAGCGTTTCGAACAAGCTTTGCTTGGCATTAGCCACGTCTTGCGGCACGCCGCACCGTTATTTGTGATGTGTGACCCTGTTGACTTACAAGTTGTACCAAAAATTAAAGCGTCACATAATGAACAACCGACGATTTTTATTTATGATAAGTATCCAGGTGGGATCGGGTTAAGTGATAAACTCTATGAAAATATGTCGTTCTTAATCAATGAAGTTGAACAAATGATTGATCGCTGTTCGTGTCGTGATGGTTGTCCATCATGTATTGGTACACCTGACAGTGACCAAACGGCGGGAAAATCGACGGTGCTTGCCTTACTTTCCCATATAAAGGAAGTTAAGTCTTGTCGCTGAAAAAACAACTCGCTAGATATAAACAACATTTAAAAAGACCTGGTGAAGACAAAGGAAGCCGGCCACAACCGGATGCTACGGGCAACGGCCTTCCTAAGGGAATCATGGAGGCTGCTGATCAATTGGCGGCTGACATTAAGTGGTATGACGGTCAAGCGATATTATTTAAAGAAACCATGGTTGACTTAAACGAGGTTTATAACGGGAAGCCGTTGCACACAATTTATCCTACGATTAACGAGTGGCAAAAGGTTAGTGGCGACCATCCCTTATCGGCAAAGGGTCTTTCTGCCAAGGATCTCCTATTTTTCGACACGGAAACGACCGGTCTTGCCGCCGGCGCTGGACATATGATTTTTTTATTAGGGACGGGGACCATCTTAGACCATCATC from Tuberibacillus sp. Marseille-P3662 includes the following:
- a CDS encoding thioredoxin domain-containing protein translates to MSRELRKPNRLVDEKSPYLLQHAYNPVDWYAWSDEAFAKAKAENKPVFVSIGYSTCHWCHVMAEESFEDPDIAHILNEKFVSIKVDREERPDLDAIYMTVCQAMTGQGGWPLNVFLTPEQKPFYAGVYFPKESRYGLPGFVDVLTQLSDHFQNNRDKLDETGAKVASALAKMNEREGVALEPGVVETCVEQMTRDFDHQYGGFGQAPKFPAPHQLLFLLRYHHWHGHDEALQMVLKTLDAMAAGGIYDHIGGGFARYSVDQKWLVPHFEKMLYDQAMLMMAYTEAYQVTGREDYRSVIEEIIDYLQREMLGPNGGFYSAEDADSEGEEGKFYLWTKAEVVQLLDADEAELFCDAYDISEDGNFEGKNIPNRIHTSKQSLADRHGLTVDDVQRQLDNAKHRLFTYREKRVHPHKDDKILTAWNGLMIAALAKAGAAFQHRGALDMAERAFSFIQTELTRDGKLMARYRDGDVKYEGFLDDYAYMLWACDALYEATYQTDYLRSMRLYADLLVGTFYDDKNGGFLINNPYHDLIYNPKQAYDGALPSGNSVASLMLFKLARRTGIHQFETYAEPTIRFFADEINQHPSGFTWLLTAYMTMHANTKELAILQGEDDEAYHLALTLLQTGFHPELFAVAGEAEELQQAAPFTQSFHAKDGRTTYYLCHDFMCERPTTDFSLIKQAL
- a CDS encoding DEAD/DEAH box helicase — protein: MQTRQSMSELVQDLKQDENIVHWHTMPGQPAKTRPFPNRVNESIKQTLKNRGIDALYSHQADALQHAMNHESFVAVTPTASGKTLCYNLPVLQSLVEDDNRRALYLFPTKALAQDQKSEMNEMIDDIGIPLKSYTYDGDTPGNIRQKVRQAGHIVITNPDMLHSSILPHHTKWVSLFENLHYIVIDELHTYRGVFGSHVANVIRRLKRICRYYGSDPVFVCTSATIANPKEHAEQLTGERMRLIDTNGAPSVRKHFAFYNPPVVNQAMNVRRSATLEVQQLAKQFLQNQIQTIVFARSRVRVELLLSYMQSINTGRSDRASIRAYRGGYLPSERRDIERGLRSGDIQGVVSTNALELGVDIGQLQACIMTGYPGSISSAWQQAGRAGRRQDEAVIVLVATSSPLDQYIIQHPDYFFNRNPESARINANNLIILVDHIKCAAYELPFHEDDYFAPDVAVNEICTYLADEDVLHYQGGKWYWMNDAFPANNVSLRSASQENVVIIDQTDTAKTHVIGEMDRFSAMTLLHDEAIYIHQGEQYQVIELDWDEKKAYVKAVSVNYYTDANLAVQLDVLDIDKSKQHHDQAHVAYGDVTVRAKPTIFKKIRFDTHDNVGWGPIHLPEEETHTSSAWVSFAPELIDQFGKQRFEQALLGISHVLRHAAPLFVMCDPVDLQVVPKIKASHNEQPTIFIYDKYPGGIGLSDKLYENMSFLINEVEQMIDRCSCRDGCPSCIGTPDSDQTAGKSTVLALLSHIKEVKSCR
- a CDS encoding TIGR00341 family protein; translation: MKLQLLEIYAPRDFLNMEEVTERFPVVSYWIFEESKEKRLTRILVETDDVEKILNYLEKIPGGEDDYQAMLLPVQTYLPRNEEQQKNEKKELQRASRHELYTTVEGSSQLSVSYMLFIIFSAIVATIGIIKNSPAIVIGAMVIAPIIGPVTAVSFASVLGDFKLIRKSLLTSLFGVCIPILTAALFGFFFQIPAYSDEFLSRTNIKIIDVVAALTSGAAGALSFIKRNEGALVGVMVSVALLPPAVVLGMILGTGNWSEAVVPFILLMVNVNSILLSAVVVFWLGGIKPVNWQDLQKANISRKLSLLFIFIISILLITAIIIINFV